In Kushneria marisflavi, the following are encoded in one genomic region:
- the cadR gene encoding Cd(II)/Pb(II)-responsive transcriptional regulator, producing the protein MKIGELARETGCSSQTIRFYEREGLLPAPHRSESNYRHYGQEHLKRLSFIRNCRALAMSHAEIHALLALVDEPRGDCQAIDALLDEHIHHVEVRLRELEQLHGQLRNLRDRCGHASPVNDCGIVHGLEEMSWEEEPGSATHLG; encoded by the coding sequence ATGAAGATTGGAGAGCTGGCCAGAGAAACCGGCTGCAGCAGCCAGACCATTCGTTTTTACGAGCGCGAAGGGTTACTGCCGGCCCCTCATCGCAGCGAGAGCAACTACCGGCATTATGGGCAGGAGCATCTCAAGCGGCTGAGCTTTATTCGCAACTGTCGAGCGCTGGCCATGAGTCATGCCGAGATTCACGCGCTGCTGGCACTGGTGGATGAGCCACGAGGCGATTGTCAGGCCATCGATGCGCTGCTTGATGAACACATCCATCACGTCGAGGTACGCCTCAGGGAACTGGAGCAGCTGCACGGTCAGCTCAGGAACCTGCGAGACCGGTGCGGACATGCCAGCCCCGTAAATGACTGCGGCATCGTGCACGGTCTGGAAGAGATGTCATGGGAGGAAGAGCCCGGCAGCGCCACTCATCTGGGCTAG
- the dcd gene encoding dCTP deaminase, whose translation MSIKADKWIRRMAQEHGMIEPFEYDQVRHAGDQRVISYGTSSYGYDVRCSDEFKVFTNIHSATVDPKYFDEKSFVDVKGDACVIPPNSFALARTVEYFRIPRNVLTICLGKSTYARCGIIVNVTPLEPEWEGHVTLEFSNTTNLPARIYANEGVAQMLFFESDEVCETSYKDRGGKYMGQRGVTLPRT comes from the coding sequence GTGAGCATCAAGGCAGACAAATGGATTCGCCGCATGGCGCAGGAACACGGCATGATCGAGCCGTTCGAGTACGATCAGGTCCGCCATGCCGGTGATCAGCGTGTCATCTCCTACGGTACGTCAAGCTATGGCTATGACGTGCGCTGCTCCGATGAATTCAAGGTGTTCACCAACATTCACTCGGCCACCGTCGATCCCAAGTACTTCGACGAGAAAAGCTTTGTGGATGTGAAAGGGGATGCCTGCGTAATCCCGCCCAACTCCTTTGCGCTGGCGCGTACGGTGGAGTACTTCCGCATTCCGCGTAACGTCCTGACCATCTGTCTTGGCAAGTCGACCTACGCGCGCTGCGGCATCATCGTCAACGTGACGCCGCTGGAGCCGGAGTGGGAAGGGCATGTCACGCTCGAGTTTTCCAACACCACCAATCTGCCGGCGCGCATCTATGCCAACGAGGGCGTGGCGCAGATGCTCTTTTTCGAGTCCGATGAGGTCTGCGAAACCTCCTACAAGGACCGCGGCGGCAAGTACATGGGCCAGCGCGGCGTGACCCTTCCCCGTACCTGA
- the apbC gene encoding iron-sulfur cluster carrier protein ApbC, translated as MLETVKHVVAVASGKGGVGKSTVTVNLALAMAAQGHRVGLLDADIYGPSQAQMLGIKPGTRPTMVDDKTMKPIEAHGLKMMSMAVLVDTETAMVWRGPMVAGAFQQLLTQTGWGELDYLFIDMPPGTGDIQLTLSQQVPVSGSVIVTTPQDIALLDARKGIEMFRKVNVPVLGVVENMSTHVCSNCGHEEAVFGEGGGARIAAQYDTEVLGRLPLTMSIREQVDGGRPTVVADPESDAARAFMAISARIDEQLGGKTRESGPAISFGD; from the coding sequence GTGCTCGAAACAGTCAAACATGTGGTGGCCGTCGCCTCCGGCAAGGGCGGTGTGGGCAAGTCCACCGTCACCGTCAATCTGGCGCTGGCCATGGCCGCACAGGGCCATCGCGTGGGCCTTCTGGACGCCGATATCTACGGCCCCAGCCAGGCGCAGATGCTGGGCATCAAGCCCGGCACCCGTCCGACCATGGTGGATGACAAGACCATGAAGCCGATCGAGGCGCACGGGCTGAAAATGATGTCGATGGCGGTACTGGTGGATACCGAAACCGCCATGGTATGGCGTGGACCAATGGTTGCCGGCGCCTTCCAGCAGCTTTTGACCCAGACCGGCTGGGGAGAGCTTGATTATCTCTTTATCGACATGCCGCCGGGTACCGGAGATATCCAGCTGACATTGTCGCAGCAGGTGCCGGTATCGGGGTCAGTGATTGTCACCACGCCGCAGGACATTGCGCTGCTGGATGCGCGCAAGGGCATCGAGATGTTCCGCAAGGTCAACGTGCCGGTGCTGGGCGTGGTCGAGAACATGAGCACCCACGTGTGCTCGAACTGTGGTCATGAAGAGGCGGTCTTTGGCGAAGGCGGCGGCGCGCGCATTGCCGCGCAATACGACACCGAAGTACTGGGCCGTTTGCCGCTGACCATGAGCATTCGCGAACAGGTTGATGGCGGTCGCCCGACGGTGGTCGCCGACCCTGAAAGCGACGCGGCGCGCGCCTTCATGGCGATCAGCGCGCGTATCGACGAGCAGCTGGGCGGCAAGACACGCGAAAGCGGCCCGGCCATCAGCTTCGGCGACTGA
- the arfB gene encoding alternative ribosome rescue aminoacyl-tRNA hydrolase ArfB — MQISRHIAIDDSEFEMHAIRSQGAGGQNVNKVASAIHLRMDIQNSSLAQEYKDRLLALNDHRITASGLIIIKAQSQRTQELNRQEAQARLRALIKSVIYTARPRKATRPTLGSKKRRLEGKKQRGQKKALRGRVDH, encoded by the coding sequence ATGCAGATATCCCGTCACATTGCCATCGACGACAGCGAGTTCGAGATGCATGCCATCCGTTCTCAGGGCGCCGGTGGGCAAAACGTCAACAAGGTGGCTTCGGCCATTCATCTGCGCATGGACATACAAAACAGCAGCCTGGCGCAGGAGTACAAGGACCGGCTGCTGGCGCTCAATGACCATCGCATTACGGCCAGCGGGCTGATCATCATCAAGGCACAGTCGCAGCGCACTCAGGAGCTCAATCGCCAGGAGGCTCAGGCTCGGCTGCGGGCGCTGATCAAGTCGGTGATCTACACCGCCAGACCGCGCAAGGCAACAAGGCCGACGCTGGGGTCCAAAAAGCGTCGGCTGGAAGGCAAGAAGCAGCGTGGTCAGAAAAAGGCGCTGCGCGGGCGAGTGGATCACTAG
- a CDS encoding tellurite resistance TerB family protein, which yields MLDTINEFFERMSGRSPGDQDHEMTLELAVAALMCEVMRADGEMKDVEQQALRDMLKRRFDLEESAVETLVDMARQQVRDSVDHYQFVRLIRDEYDYPQRVALIGRLWRMAYADGVLDPQEEARVRKLAELLYVDHADFIMQKLEVQKSLGLE from the coding sequence ATGCTGGATACCATCAATGAGTTTTTTGAGCGCATGAGCGGGCGCTCGCCGGGTGATCAGGATCACGAAATGACGCTGGAACTCGCGGTGGCGGCGTTGATGTGTGAGGTCATGCGCGCAGACGGTGAAATGAAGGATGTCGAGCAGCAGGCGCTGCGCGATATGCTCAAGCGTCGATTTGACCTTGAGGAAAGCGCGGTGGAAACCCTGGTCGATATGGCTCGCCAGCAGGTCAGGGATTCGGTGGATCACTATCAGTTCGTACGCCTGATCCGTGATGAATATGACTATCCGCAGCGGGTGGCGCTGATTGGCCGACTCTGGCGCATGGCCTATGCCGATGGGGTGCTTGATCCACAGGAGGAGGCCCGGGTACGCAAGCTGGCAGAACTTCTTTATGTCGATCACGCCGATTTCATCATGCAAAAACTCGAAGTACAGAAGTCGCTGGGCCTTGAGTAG
- a CDS encoding NAD-dependent succinate-semialdehyde dehydrogenase, with translation MSNTIKTVNPATGQTIREFETISDEQLQQRIEQTHQAFLDWKQRSIEERGKLVRRVGELLVKHKDRLSSLMTEEMGKPISQAPPEIDLCKSICDYSADNAARVLTEEARDLPGGRALVTHQPIGIIFGIQPWNFPFYQVIRYTIANLMAGNTVLLKHAPNVWGCAEALEDIFREAGMPDNVFTVLYIRDEQASQVTEHRLVRGVTFTGSAATGRKVAAAAGEQLKKTVLELGSNDAYLVLEDADIDKAVETCVTGRINNNGQTCVAAKRFVVVDAVYEQFRDAFVERMKQVEFGDPTDENTQLGPLARKDLRDELHKQVKESVDKGAVCLTGGEIPDVDGFFYPSTVLENVTPGMPAYDGELFGPVASLIRARDEEDALRIANDSVYGLGGGIFSEDEERAVRLARDHFDTGMVCINGYYIAQPNLPFGGVKESGYGREHGGYGMLEFVNSKSLMIAQS, from the coding sequence GTGTCGAACACCATTAAAACCGTGAATCCGGCCACCGGCCAGACCATCCGGGAATTCGAGACTATCTCCGATGAGCAGCTGCAGCAAAGAATCGAGCAGACGCATCAGGCCTTCCTTGACTGGAAGCAGCGCTCTATTGAAGAGCGTGGCAAGCTGGTGCGCCGGGTCGGCGAGCTTCTGGTCAAGCACAAGGACCGACTGTCGAGCCTCATGACCGAGGAAATGGGCAAGCCGATCAGCCAGGCCCCGCCCGAAATCGATCTGTGCAAGAGCATCTGTGACTACAGCGCCGACAACGCGGCACGCGTCCTGACCGAAGAAGCGCGTGATCTGCCCGGCGGTCGTGCACTGGTCACGCATCAGCCGATCGGCATCATCTTCGGCATTCAGCCGTGGAACTTTCCCTTCTATCAGGTCATTCGCTACACGATTGCCAACCTGATGGCCGGCAATACCGTGCTGCTCAAGCACGCGCCCAACGTCTGGGGCTGCGCCGAAGCGCTGGAAGATATCTTTCGTGAAGCCGGCATGCCCGACAACGTCTTCACCGTGCTCTACATTCGCGATGAGCAGGCAAGTCAGGTCACCGAACACCGTCTGGTGCGCGGCGTGACCTTCACCGGCAGCGCCGCCACGGGCCGCAAGGTCGCTGCCGCCGCCGGCGAACAGCTCAAAAAGACCGTGCTGGAGCTTGGCAGCAACGACGCCTATCTGGTGCTCGAGGATGCAGACATCGACAAGGCGGTCGAAACCTGTGTGACCGGCCGCATCAACAACAACGGCCAGACTTGTGTCGCCGCCAAGCGTTTCGTGGTGGTAGACGCCGTCTATGAGCAGTTCCGTGACGCCTTTGTTGAAAGAATGAAGCAGGTCGAATTCGGTGATCCCACGGATGAAAACACCCAGCTGGGCCCGCTGGCACGCAAGGACCTGCGTGACGAGCTCCACAAGCAGGTGAAGGAATCCGTCGACAAGGGTGCCGTCTGCCTGACCGGTGGCGAAATTCCGGACGTGGATGGCTTTTTCTACCCTTCCACGGTGCTGGAAAACGTCACGCCCGGCATGCCGGCCTACGATGGCGAGCTGTTCGGTCCAGTCGCCTCGCTGATTCGTGCCCGTGATGAAGAAGACGCACTGCGTATCGCCAACGACTCGGTCTACGGCCTGGGCGGCGGCATTTTCTCCGAGGACGAAGAGCGCGCCGTACGCCTGGCCCGCGATCATTTCGATACCGGCATGGTCTGCATCAACGGCTACTATATCGCCCAGCCCAACCTGCCCTTTGGCGGCGTGAAGGAGAGTGGCTACGGCCGTGAGCACGGCGGTTATGGCATGCTTGAGTTCGTCAACAGCAAGTCGCTGATGATCGCACAGTCCTGA